In the Streptomyces sp. f51 genome, one interval contains:
- a CDS encoding LLM class F420-dependent oxidoreductase produces MDLRIFTEPQQGATYDTLLRVAKAAEDLHYGAFFRSDHYVHMGSVDGLPGPTDAWITLAGIARETSRIRLGTLMTAGTFRLPGVLAIQVAQVDQMSGGRVELGLGAGWYEAEHTAYGIPFPKEKFGRLEEQLAVVTGLWGTPVGERFTFDGTYYQLKDSPALPKPTQSKVPVLIGGHGARRTPALAARYADEFNIPFASVPDTEQQFGRVRAALEQAGRKPDELVYSNALVACVGRTDSEVRRRADAIGRDVDELKANGLAGSPAEVVERIARYQAVGSQRMYLQMLDLTDLDQLDLIASEVAPQLG; encoded by the coding sequence ATGGATCTTCGAATCTTCACAGAACCGCAGCAGGGCGCGACCTACGACACGCTGCTCCGCGTCGCCAAGGCCGCCGAAGACCTCCATTACGGAGCCTTTTTCCGCTCTGATCACTATGTGCACATGGGTTCCGTGGACGGCCTCCCCGGCCCCACCGACGCGTGGATCACCCTGGCCGGCATCGCCCGCGAGACGAGCCGCATCCGCCTGGGCACCTTGATGACCGCCGGAACCTTTCGCCTCCCCGGTGTGCTCGCCATCCAGGTCGCCCAGGTCGACCAGATGTCGGGCGGCCGTGTGGAACTCGGCCTCGGTGCGGGCTGGTACGAGGCCGAGCACACGGCGTACGGCATCCCGTTCCCGAAGGAGAAGTTCGGCCGGCTGGAGGAGCAGCTCGCGGTCGTCACCGGGTTGTGGGGCACGCCGGTCGGCGAGCGCTTCACGTTCGACGGCACCTACTACCAGCTGAAGGACTCGCCCGCGCTGCCCAAGCCCACGCAGTCGAAGGTGCCCGTGCTGATCGGCGGCCACGGCGCCAGGCGGACCCCCGCGCTCGCGGCCCGCTACGCCGACGAGTTCAACATCCCCTTCGCCTCGGTCCCGGACACGGAGCAGCAGTTCGGCCGGGTCCGCGCCGCGTTGGAGCAGGCCGGGCGCAAGCCCGACGAACTCGTCTACTCCAACGCGCTGGTGGCGTGCGTCGGACGGACCGACAGCGAGGTGAGGCGCCGGGCGGACGCCATCGGGCGCGATGTCGACGAGCTGAAGGCGAACGGGCTCGCGGGTTCTCCGGCGGAGGTCGTCGAGCGGATCGCCCGCTATCAGGCGGTCGGTTCGCAGCGGATGTACCTCCAGATGCTGGACCTCACCGACCTGGACCAGCTGGACCTGATCGCCTCCGAGGTGGCACCCCAGCTCGGCTGA
- a CDS encoding SDR family oxidoreductase translates to MTSIEGSVALVTGGSRGIGKAFVDALYERGARKVYATARDPRTVAHPDAVPLALEVTDPASVAAAAARAQDVTVLINNAGATAPTSFLDSPVEDLRREFDINFFGPLLTTRAFVPVMERNGGGHILTVHSVLSWVTVPGADGYSAAKAALWSQSNALRLELRPRGIKVTGLHVGYVDTDLTASLDVPKVTAHSVAAQALDGIETDAHEVLADALTRQVKAGLSGELSDLYPQLAGQP, encoded by the coding sequence ATGACCAGCATCGAAGGCTCGGTGGCACTCGTGACGGGTGGCAGCCGCGGTATCGGGAAGGCCTTCGTGGACGCGCTGTACGAGCGCGGCGCCCGGAAGGTCTACGCGACCGCCCGGGACCCGCGGACCGTCGCGCACCCCGACGCGGTGCCGCTGGCCCTGGAGGTCACCGACCCCGCGTCGGTGGCGGCCGCCGCGGCACGGGCCCAGGACGTCACCGTGCTGATCAACAACGCGGGCGCGACGGCCCCGACGTCGTTCCTGGACTCCCCCGTCGAGGACCTGCGGCGGGAGTTCGACATCAACTTCTTCGGCCCGCTCCTCACCACCCGGGCCTTCGTCCCGGTCATGGAGCGCAACGGCGGCGGCCACATCCTCACCGTCCACTCGGTGCTGTCGTGGGTGACGGTTCCCGGCGCCGACGGCTACAGCGCCGCCAAGGCCGCCCTGTGGTCCCAGAGCAACGCGCTGCGCCTGGAGCTCCGGCCGCGCGGCATCAAGGTCACCGGGCTGCACGTCGGCTACGTCGACACCGATCTGACCGCGAGCCTCGACGTACCCAAGGTCACCGCGCACAGCGTCGCGGCGCAGGCACTCGACGGGATCGAGACGGACGCCCACGAGGTCCTCGCCGACGCCCTCACCCGCCAGGTCAAGGCCGGTCTCTCGGGAGAGCTGAGCGACCTGTACCCCCAGCTCGCCGGGCAGCCGTAG
- a CDS encoding TetR/AcrR family transcriptional regulator, with protein sequence MTQATSTATAGSPTRDRLLDAAAELFYREGVGVGVEALCRVAGVSKRSMYQLFDSKDGVLAASLERSAPAYLAFLLPPDDGRPPRDRVLHVFERLEEMAARPDFRGCPFVAVTAELKAPDHPASVVARRCKDALTAFFRQEAERGGAGDPELLARQLTVAFDGSGVRAVMQGQGLDGLALATATALLTGAGIDAEEAPGRPEPETSA encoded by the coding sequence ATGACACAGGCGACCTCCACCGCGACCGCCGGTTCACCGACCCGCGACCGGCTGCTCGACGCCGCGGCCGAACTCTTCTACCGCGAGGGCGTCGGCGTCGGGGTCGAGGCGCTGTGCCGGGTGGCCGGAGTGTCCAAGCGCTCGATGTACCAGCTGTTCGACAGCAAGGACGGCGTGCTGGCGGCGAGCCTGGAGCGCAGCGCGCCCGCGTATCTGGCGTTCCTGCTGCCCCCCGACGACGGCCGGCCGCCGCGTGACCGCGTCCTGCACGTCTTCGAGCGTCTGGAGGAGATGGCGGCCCGGCCGGACTTCCGCGGCTGCCCCTTCGTGGCCGTGACCGCCGAGCTGAAGGCGCCGGACCACCCCGCCAGTGTGGTGGCGCGCCGCTGCAAGGACGCGCTGACCGCGTTCTTCCGGCAGGAGGCCGAGCGCGGCGGAGCCGGCGACCCCGAGCTGCTCGCACGCCAGCTGACCGTCGCCTTCGACGGATCGGGCGTCCGTGCCGTCATGCAGGGCCAGGGTCTGGACGGCCTCGCCCTCGCGACGGCCACCGCCCTGCTCACGGGCGCGGGCATCGACGCCGAGG